In Campylobacter massiliensis, the DNA window AATTTGCAGGACGCGTCTCGCCTGGCCACCATTTGCCGCCGTATTCGTCGGTGCCGTTTAGCCGCACAAGCTCGCCCGCGTAGTCTCCTTTGGCACCAAAGCGTACGTTGCAAACTTCAAATTCGCCCAAGTCAAATTTGCAAACCAGACGCAAAAACGCAAGCGGAAATTTGACGCCGAGAGTTTCTTGCGCTTTTTCTATCGCCTGCATAGACGCGCTAGAGTCGCATTGCGGCGACAGTCTCATGCCCGTTATGCCCTCTTGCTCCAGAGGTAGGTAGATCTCGTCTAGCTTGCGAGCGATTTGGTCTAACTCTAAAAACACGTCTTTTTCCGCATCTAGTTTATCTGAGATTTTTTGTTTCTGTTTTTATGATTTCGCCGTTTTCGCCGTAAAATTTCGTAGTCGCCGCGCCCGCTTTTGCGTCGGTTACGACCTCTTTTACGAGCTCGCCTTTTTCGTTAAATTCCTTTTGTATTTTAACCGCTTCGTTTAGCGGCTTACCGAGCGATAAGCGCTGGTCTATCACGCTTTTTAGCTTGCCGCTCGGGTAGAAAAACTCAAAAAGCAGCGGGTCGCCGCCTAGCTGGTATATGCGGCTATTTAGGCGTCCGCTGTCGTCGTATTTTTCAAAAGTCGTTTCTTTTTTGCCCGTTCGAACGCTAATGAATTCCTTATACGACGGTTTGCCGTCTTTACGGTATTCGGCTATGTTATTTTCGGTAAAAAAGCCTAAATTTGCGTCGAAGCGTTTTGTTTTTCGGTACAGTTTTAGCACCTCGCCCGCGTCAAAATCCTCCAGCAGCTCTTTTTCTAGCCCGCTCCACAGGCACCTTTCGGCCGTGAACGCAGGCGCGTTTCGGTGCTCTTTTGAGTACACTTCAAGTAGCACCCAGCGCTCGTTTTTGCGGACGACGAGCGAGATTTTTAGCTTCGTAGAGGGATCATCGGGGATCTTGCGCTTGTACTTCTCGTCCGCCTCGTCGATGACGTAGCGATTTAGCTGCGCGCCGCTCGCGTCTAGCCGGGTGATGTAGAGTCTGTTACGTATTTGCCGCCTGCTTGCAGTGAGGTCGCGCAGGTCAAAACGATAAAAAGCTTTAATAAATTTTTCATCTATCTCCTTAGGTTTTGCGCTTGCGTTGCGGCGGCGATTTTTGACTGTAACCTTGCGTAAATTTAAAGGATCGCGCCGCGCCTAAAATTCGCAAATTTGATCCTTGCTTTATTATGCGTATATTTTGCAAACAAGCGCCCGCTCGTCAAATTTGCCCGCTTGTCGGTTCGGTCAAATTTGACTTATCGCTTTTGGCCGTTTTGCCGCGATTTTTACCTTGCCTGCGCCGCTTGAGCGCGCTAGCCTTTTACTTCAAAATCGCAAAGCCGATACCGACTTTGTCGGTGTGGCGGTTGTAGTCGATGAGGCTCTCGCCGTATCCCGTGAAGTACTTCACGTAGCCGTAAACGCCGCTCTTGCCAAACGGAAACAGCCAGCCAAGCTCGCCCGCGCCGCGGTTGGTTTTATCAAAATGCAGGTTGTTTCGCACCATCGCCGTAAAGACGTGACCGCGGTAAGGCAGGGCGAAATTTATATCCATGTTGCTGAGGTATTTTTCGATGTCGGGATTGTCGTCGCTGCCTTTGCTCTCTGGTATGCGCGCCCACGCTCGCGGGATCACGACTAGGCTACCTGCGTAAAGTTTAGCCTCGAGATATACGCGGTTCCATGAGCGCGACTTCTCGCCGCCTTGGCCGTTACTCTCGTGCAAAAGTCCCGCGCGTAGGTAATCAAGGCTCGGTAGCGCCTCAAATCTCATCGGAACGGTCACGAAAATCTCGGGGCGGTAGTTGGTTTCACGAAACGGCGTAGAGCTCTTGGCCGTCTGCCACCACGAGCTTTGCGAGTAGCCTGCAGAGATCGTTTCGTTCATGTCAAACACGTCGTAAAATAGCGGCTTTTGCAGGCTGATCTGAAAAGCGGTCTCAAATCTACGCCTACCCTCGACGTCGTTAAATGCGTAGGTTGCGGGCAAGAGGTAGTTTAAATGGTGCATTTTTAAGCCCAAAATTTCATCCACGTCGTATGCCTCGCCGCTCTCAAATTTCGCTTTCGGGCGCTCTTTGGAGGCGATCTTTTGCTCCTCTACGGGCGCGTCCGCTACGCTATCTGAGGGCGCAATCACGGAGCGCTCCATGGCAGCCGTTTCGCCGTCCTCGTCCGTAAATATCGCCTTTTTGGCCGCCAGCTTATAAAGCTGAAGGGCTCTTGTTTTGTCGCCTTCGTATTCGAGCTTTGCGGCGGCTTCGTAGAGGCGTTTGGCTTCGTCTTTGGCTGTCGGTTCGGCCGAATTTTCGGCTGGATTTTCTGGCTGCGGGGCTAAATTTTGCTTCGCCGTTTCCGCATGAGCGGCTAGGGCTAAATTTAACAAAATCGCCGATAAAACGATAATTTTTTTCATATTTTTCCTTCTTTTAAGGCTTGTTCGTAATCTGCTTGATAGTTGATGTTAAAAAACTCGTCTTCGCGCGCGAATTTTACGATCTTGCAGCGGCAGCGGCTACGTAAAAGCCCGATCTTGTGCTCGCCCGCGGCAAAAAGCTCGCCCGCGTCGTCCGCTAAATCCCCGCTAAAAAATCCGCAAAGCGAGTGCGTATGCGACTCGTCCGCGGCGATGACCATATCGTATTCGCCGGCAAATTTATATAGCTCGCGCACGCACTCTTCGCTAACAAAAGGCATATCGGCCGGGACGATAAAGACGCTTTCGTTTGGGAAATTTTTAAGGATACTGTAAAGAGCTAGCATCGGAGAAAAGGCGTCCGGACTCAAATTTGCCGTATCTTGCACGCAAATTTGAGCTGAGTTTGGCGTGGTGTCGTTTTTATCGCTTACCGCGTTCAAATTTGACTGAGAGATCTCGTCTGCGCCGGCGTCTTTGATGAGCGGCAGGGGTGGGTTAAATTTTTCAAATTTAGAGCTAACGAATACGCGCTCGAAAATCCGCCCGAATTTATGCGCTCCGTAGTGCGTGAGCGTCGCAAATCCGCCAAAAGGCAGCAGCGTTTTGTCGCGGCCCATTCGCGAGCTTTTGCCGCCGGCCAAGATGACGCATGTTTTCATTTTTTTCCTTAAGCAAAATTATAAGGCTAACTTTAGCTAAAAACGGCTTTGATTTACCAAAATGCGCCCGCCGCACCCCAAAAAATAGTATAATACGGACTTTAAAGGAGAGAAAATGAGCGAGAAAAATTTACAAATTTTAGGCTGGATAGGCACGTGCCTGTCGGTTATCATGTATATTTCTTATATCCCGCAGATAATGGGCAACCTTGACGGCAACAAGACGCCTTTTATCCAGCCTCTAGCCGCAGCGATAAACTGCACGATCTGGACTAGCTACGGTCTGCTAAAAGCCAAGAGAGACTATCCGCTAGCTGCTGCGAATTTGCCGGGGATAATTTTTGGCCTTTTGGCAACGATAACGGCGTTTTAAGGGGCAATAGCGAGTCTTACTAATTGGGCACTAAAAGCAGAATGTTTATAACTCTTTTGCTATTGCGGTTAATTTTTCTTTAATTTTATTGCCTTTTAAACCCAATAAAGAGATTATTTTTGTTAGTTCCTCTATTATCTCTTTCATGTTTTTATCATCATTGTCTGAGGTTCTAAGTCTTGTTGTGGTAAGTGGAATAAATTCCTGATATGTGATCATAAAATCTTTGTAGTCTTCTTGTAGCTCTGGCGCATAGAAACTAATTAGTAGGTGTAATTTGCTAGTATCTATTTTCGGACTTTCTATGCTTAAATTTGGGTTTATCAATAAAGATGCCTTGTAATGTAATCCTCCTAAAATATCACCAATTATAATAAACGCTTCCTCTAGCTTTTGTCGCCTGAGTTTATTTTTGTCTTTTTTATTAGTGATCCAGACATGCACACATTGTGCACCGATTGTCAAAAGTGCACCAAGGATAATCTTTATTGCATCTGCCCATAAATTGTCCACAGGATACTCCATATAAATGTTTATAAATCGCGCGGGTCGGCAATTTTGCCTGCGACGGCACTAGCTGCGGCTACGGCAGAATTCGCCAGATACACCTCGCTCGTGCGATCGCCCATACGGCCGACGAAGTTTCTGTTCGTCGTGCTCACGCAGCGCTCGCCCACGCCCAAAATCCCCATATATCCGCCCAGGCACGCGCCGCAGGTTGGATTTGAGACGACCGCGCCAGCCTCGGCAAATATGTCCATCAGCCCCTCTTTTTGCGCTTGCAGGGCGATCTTTTGCGTCGCAGGCGTGATGATGAGGCGGGTTTTGCGAGCTACCTTGCGGCCTTTTAGGATTTCAGCCGCGATGCGTAGATCGCTTAGCCTGCCGTTCGTGCAGCTACCGATAAAGGCCTGATCGATAGCGATATCGTCTCTGACGGCCTCGCGCACGCTCTTGCCGTTGCTAGGTAGAAACGGATATGCGATCACGGGATCGAGCTTGCTAACGTCGATCTCTAAAATTTGCTCGTAGTTTGCGCCCTCGTCGGAGTAGTGCAGCTTCGGCTCGGCGCGTAAGGTTTTGCCTTTCAAAAACTCTTTCGTGGTTTCATCGACCGCGATGATACCGCTTTTTCCGCCGGCCTCGATCGCCATGTTACACATGCTAAAACGCCCGTCCATATCGAGGTTCTCTATCGTCTCGCCCGTAAACTCCAGCGCCTTATACAGCGCGCCGTCTACGCCGATGCGGCGGATGATCTCTAGGATGAGGTCCTTGCCGTAGACGTGGCGGTCTAGCTTGCCGCGAAAGATCACTTTGATAGTGGGCGGCACCTTAAACCAGTTTTTGCCCGTTATCATCGCGTAGGCTAGGTCGGTGCTACCCATGCCCGTGGCAAAGGCTCCCAGCGCGCCGTGGGTACAGGTGTGGCTATCGGCGCCGATGATGACGTCGCCAGGCACTACGAGTCCTTTTTCGGGCAAAAGCGCGTGCTCGATGCCCATGTCCTTTTCATCGAAATAGTTTTTCAAATCGTGCTTATACGCAAAATCGCGGCTGATTTTGGCTTGGTTGGCGCTTAGGATGTCTTTTGCCGGGATGTAGTGGTCCATCACGACGCTAAAGCCGTCCGGATTAGCTAGCCTTGTCGCGCCGCTTCGCTCAAACTGCTTGATGGAGATAGGAGTCGTGATGTCGTTGCCGATGACCATGTCGATGTCGCTTTCGATGATCTCGCCCGCGAAAACCTCGCGCCCTACGTGCTCGCTGAAAATCTTTTCGGTGATGGTTTGCTTTGAGTTTTGCATAAATTTTCCTTTTTTGCGGATGCCGCGCGTTTTAAAATTTAGCGATTCTAGCGAAAAATGGATAAAAAGAGATTGAGATTAAAATTTGAGCGTTGCAAATGCGAACTCGGTTCGGCTAAATAGCGCAGTGCGCCGCGGATTTAAAACCGAATTCGGCGTTTTTGGGATGCGGATTTTGGCGAGTCAAATTTGAAGCGGAAATTTGCAAATTTGATTAAATTTGACTTCAAATTCGAGCGCAAAACGATAAGGCGAAGTATTTTTTTTTGCTAGACAAGGCGGAATTTAAATTTTAAGCGTAGGCTAGACCTCTGCTTGCAGTTGCGAGCAAAGCGAAGCAAAGATAGTCTGCCGAGCTTAAAATTTAAATTTCAACGCCATATAGCGAGAAAAGACAAGCCGCTTAAATTTTAAAATTTAACGCTAACAGTCAGCATAAACTGCCTCGCATACCCCGGCTGTATCGGTATGATATTGGCCTGCGTGCCGGTCGATGAGGACGTATAGTAGAGCTTATCGGTCAAGTTTTTGACGTTAAACGAGAAATTCGTCTCGTAGCCCGCGATCTTGGTATCGTAGCTGATAAATGCGTCGTAAACGACCGCATCGTCCATCTTAAAGCCCGTTCCCGCAGGCACGGCCGGTAAATTCGTCCTCATGTAGTAGGTGTACCATGAGCCAAAGTACCTCGCTCCGCCGCCGATCCTTAGGCCTTTTGCGCCTAGATGACTAAAGTCGTAGTTAGCAAAGAGGCTGGCTTGGTGCTTAGGCGTGGCTTCTAGCGGTTTGCCCACTAGCACGGCAAACGCGCCGCTATCCTTACGCACCTCGGTTTTAGTGTATGCGTAGCTAGCGCCCACGCTTAGCCCTTGCGTCACGCGGCCGTTAAAGTCAAACTCAAATCCTCTCGAGCGCGCCTCGCCCACGGGCGTACTTACGCTATTTACGGTGCGCATGATGTTTTTCTTATCGATGTTAAAGACCGCCGCGCTAGCCGTTATGCTATCGTTTTGAAATTTAGTTCCTAGCTCTATGCTTTTGCCTTCTTCGGGCTTTATGTCGCCGATGTCGTCGCCGCTGATCGCCATTTGCGGGCTAAAGCTTTGCGCGTAGTTGGTGTAAACGGACCACTCCGGCGTTAGCAGGTATAAAAGCCCCGTCTGCCACGTAAATTTGCCGTCTTGCTGATCGGTGGTGTTTGGTCCGCTGGTCGTGCCGCGAGCGACTTGGTTGTAGTATTCGTATCTAACGCCCAAAGAGTAGATCAAATTTTCGGTCAAATTTATACTATCTTGCGCGTAAAATCCGATCGTTCTTAGCTTTTGATACTGGATACCGGAGGCTCGGTCGGACGGATAGGCGACCGTGCCGTAGACTGGACTGTAGATATTTATCGGGAAGTTTCTGTGCGTCGTGCCGGAGCTATAGCTGTTTAGCGCGCCGGGTCTATAGCGGTAGTACTCCTTTGCGTCGATACCAAATAGCAAGTTATGCTCTATCTCGCCCGTTTGCACGTAACCGTTTAAATTTAACGACCCCGCGTGCGTGCGGTGGATAAATCCGTCATACGCCTCGTTTCGTCTAGCCGCAACGCCCGTGTTTAAATTTACGTTCATTAGCCTGATGTGGCCGTATTCGTGCTTTGAGCGCGAATACGCGTAAGCGCCGCGCAGTAGCCAGTCCTCGCCGATATTTTTTTCAAAATTTACATCTACGGTGTCGAGTCTGGTTTTTAGTTTATTAAACGGCTCGTCAAGGCGCCTTTTCTTATCTATCGGAAGTAGCTTGCCCGTGCTTGGAATGAGATACATACCGCGGTCGATCGGATCGGTCGATCGCGTGTGCGTATAGGCTAAATTTATGCGGTAATCATCGCCTTTATACGAGAGCGAAGGCGCAAAGAGGACGTTTTTATATTCGCCAAACTCTCTCCAGTAGTCTTTTTGCATCATATCAAATATAAATCTATACGCAAAGCCGCTATCAGCGATCGGTCCCGTGCTGTCAAAGCCCGCGTTCCAGTAGTTGCGGTTGCCGATACCGGCCCAAATTTCGTTTGAGAAGTCGTATTTTGGCTTTTTAGTGACCATATTTATGATGCCGCCGGGCTCTTGCGCGCCGTAGAGCAAGCTAGCCGGGCCTTTTAGCACCTCGACGCTTTCTACGGTTTTGTTAAAGCTATGCATGACGCTAGACGGTACGCCGTTTCGCATGATCGAGCCGTCGCGTCCGCCGCCAAAGCCTCGCTTAATGATCGAGTCAAAGATACCGCCCGTGGTGTTTCCGTAGCTAACTCCGCTCACGTTTTGAAGGCTCTCGGCTAGAGTCTCGGGTTTTTTATCCTTTAGTTGCTGCTGGGTTACGACGTTTACCGTCTGCGGGATCTCTAAAATAGGCGTATTTGTTTTGCCTACTTCGCTGGTTTTGGCGCGGTATCCGTCGTCCGCGCTCTCGCTAATCTCGACGCCTTGTAGCGCTACGTCGGCGGCGAAAATTTGAGTTAAAAGCAGCGACGAGGCCGCTAAACTTAGGCTAAATTTGTTCATTTATTTTTTCTCCGTTTTAAAATGTATTATCATTATATTATTCTTGCGCTTAAATTTCGGTCGCATTTTAGGCTATAATTTCGGCTATGAAATACGCAAATTTAAAACAAATACAATCTTTTCTAGGCAAATTTAAAAAAATAACCGCAATCAGACGCGCGGGCGATATGGCGATATTTATAGAATTTGACGGCGAGCTCGGACTATTTTTCGACCTTAGCAAATCTGACTCCGCGATCTACGCAAATCCTGATTTTCTAAATGTAAAAGAGTACAAAGCGCCCTTTGACGTCGCGCTTAAAAAGAGGTTTTGGGGGGCTAAAATTTTAAATTTAAGCGTGCCCGAGGGAAATAGAATTTTAAAGCTGGAGTGCGAATTCCAAGGCTCGTATAAGAGTTTAGCCTCGAGCCTGTTTTTGGAGTTTACGGGGCGATTTACCAACGCTATCATTACGGACGAAAAGGGCGTCATCGTCGAGGCTTTGCGCCATATAGATAATAATTTTCGCGTGATAAAACCGGGGCGCGAGCTGCTAGAGCTGCCGCCGGCAGTGATAAAAGAGCGCCAGACGCCGCCGATAACGGATTTTGAGCGGTATTTTAGCGAGGAATTTAAGCGCGTAAATAACGCAAAGCTAGAAAATCTGCGCGCTGTAAAATCGGCCGCGATAGAGCGAAAAATGCAAAATTTAAGTGAGATTTTAGCGGGGCTTGAAAACGAAAGCGACCTAAATGCGCAAAGCGAAATTTTAAGCAAAAACGCGGGGCTGATCTTATCAAATTTGCACGCGTTAAGAGACTACGAGCGCGAGGTAACGCTAAATGATTTCGAGCGAGGCGAGGTGAGGCTCGTGCTGGACGATAGCCCAAAAATCGCCGCAAACGCGATGTTTGCCAAAGCAAAAAGGCTAAAACAAAAGGCGGCGGGTCTAACGATAGAGCGGCAAAATTTGACCGAAAAGCTGGAGTTTTTATCAAATTTACAAACGCTCGTAAATGAAGCAAAAAGCGCCGAAGAGCTAGAGGTCCTAGCGCCTAAAAAGGCCCGCGCCGTAAAGCAAAAAGAGCAAAATCAAAACGTCGAGGATTTTTACGTCGAAGGCTATAAAATCAGCATCGGACGCAACGAAAAAGGCAACGTCTGGCTGCTAAAAAACTCGAAAAAAGACGACGTCTGGATGCATCTAAAAGACCTACCGTCCGCGCACGTCATCATCAAAACCGCAAAAAGCGCTCCCAGCGAGGAAATTTTGAGATTTGCGGCTAAAATTTGCGTAAATTTTAGCGTCAAAGGCGGCGGGACGTACGAGGTTGACTTTACCAAACGTAACAACGTCAAAATTACGAGTGGCGCAAATGTAAATTATATTAATTTTAAGACGATATTAGTAACAAAGCACGACTAAAAGGAGGCGAAAATGGCTGTAACACCCCTTGGCAATACGATTTTTATCAATCAAAACGTAAATATGGTCTCAAACAAGGTCGCCGACGTCCAAAATAGATTTGACCTGCAAAATCTCGCCGCCGCATCGCTAGCAAGCGACGAAAAACAAGAGGTCTCCGAAGTGCGCCCGACTGAGGAAACCTACAAAATCGATCCCGAAAACGAGCACGAAAAGCAAAAGGGCAGGCAGGAGCAGGGCGAGCTCGCCTCGGAGCAAAAGGGCGAAAACTCTGATGACGACAAAAACTCCGAGGAGCGCGTCGCGGCTAACGACTTTCCGCAGGCATCGCCCGTATTTCATCATCTTGATCTTAAAATTTAAGTTTGCGGGCTTAAATTTGACCGCTAGAGGCTAAGCGGTCAAATTTGGCTCTATTTAGATCAAATTTGAGCCTTTGTCCGCTAAATTTAAGCAGCTGTTTTTGGCAAAAGCAAAATCAAGCGCAGCTCGTCAAATGCGCGCCGAATTTGCTGCCTCGCTCGGCAAAATTTAACCCAAATCCGCCAAATTTATCGCCCCTTTTTAATCAGAACTAAAATTTAACGCAAAACCGTCAAATTTAACCGTCCGCCAAAAGCCCGCAAGCGTAAATTCGCCTCAAATTTCGGCGCTTTTAAGCGAAAATTTTATACAATCGTTACTCAAAAAAGGAAAAATCATGAAAACGCGTATAATCACCGGCGTCGCTCTATTTGCGGCGGTTTTTGTCATCTTTTTCGTCGATAGTTATCTGTTAAATTTCGCCATTTTAGGCTTCGTGCTTTACACGGCCTTTGGCGAAGCCGTGAGGCTCTACGGCCTACAAGGAAGCTCTCTTGCTCTCGTGGCGGTTATTTTTTACCTGCTCACGCCTTTTTCAAACCCCGTATTTATCGCTATTTTAGCGGTCTTGCTCGTGGTTAGTTTTCTCGCGCATTTTAAGAGCGAAAATCTAACGCCCGCGCTGCCGTTTTTGTATCCGATGACGCCGATTTTTCTCATCTGGATGCTTTATTCGCAGTACGGCGTAGGCTACTTGGCGTGGCTGATTTTAACGGTCGTGGCGTGCGATAGCGGGGCGTTTTTCGTCGGTAAATTTTGCGGCAAACACGCCTTTAGCGAGACTTCGCCGAACAAAACATGGGAGGGCGTCGCAGGCGGTATCGCCGTGGCTACGGTCTTTGGCGCGGGCTTTGGCTGGGTGCTGACCGATAGCTTTTGGCATAGCCTCATCACGGCGTTTTTGGTTGCGGTTTTTGGCGTTTGGGGCGATCTTTTCGAGAGCTACTTAAAGCGCCGCGCGGGCGTCAAGGATAGCGGCACGCTGCTACCGGGTCACGGCGGTATGCTTGACCGCGTCGACGGCTATCTTTTCGGCGTCGCGGCGATACTCTGGACGCTATCGTGGTAGTGCTGGGCTCGACGGGCTCGATCGGGACGAATACTTTAAATCTAGCCCGTAAATTCGGCCTTAGCGTCGAGGCGCTGAGCTGCGCGTCAAACTACGAGCTTTTAAACGAGCAAATCGCCGAATTTAAACCCAAATTCGTCTGTATCGCCGAGCCTAAATTTGCTAAATTCGTAAAACATAAACGCGTTTTTGCCGGCGCTCAGGGCATCTGCGATATGCTAAAAGAGTGCGAGAGCCAGCGCGTCGTAAACTCTCTAGTGGGTTTTGCGGGTCTTGCTCCTAGCTTAGCCGCACAAAAGCTGGGCAAAAAACTAGCGCTTGCCAATAAAGAAAGCCTCGTCGCGGGCGGCAAATTTTTAAACACGAGTGCGATAAATCCGATAGATAGCGAGCATTTCGGGCTTAAATTTTTGCTCGCGAACAAAACCCCGGTCGCTAGGCTCGTCATCACGGCCTCGGGCGGCGCCTTTTACAAAACCCCGCTAAAATCCCTAAAAGACGCCCGTGCCGCAGACGCGCTAAAGCACCCGAACTGGAGCATGGGCGCAAAGATCACGATCGACAGCGCGACGATGGCGAACAAGCTTTTTGAGGTGCTGGAGGCCTTTTGGCTCTACGGCGTGCGGGATATCGAGGCGCTCATCGAGCGCACGTCCACGGTGCACGCGCTGGTGGAGTTTGCCGACGGCTCGACTACGGCGCATCTATCCAAAACCGATATGATTTTAGCCATCGCGCATGCGATTTTGGGCGAGGACGGAGCGCTAAATTTGAGCGCCGCCGATGCGAAAAACGGGCAAATCGTGCCGAATTTAGACCTAAAAACATTGAAAAATATAAAATTCGGCGAGATAAATTTGAAAAAATATCCTATCTTTTCGCTAAAAGACCAAGCTTTGCAAAGCCCGGATCTTGGCGTTGCGATAAACGCCGCAAACGAAGTCGCCGTGTATAAGTTTTTGCGCCGCGAATGCGGATTTTTAGATATCTCGCGAACGGTTTTAGCCGCGGCAAAGAGGTTTGAAAACGAGAAGATAGAGAGCGAGAGTAAGATTTTTGAAGTGGATTTAGAAGTGAGAGCGTGGGCGGAAAAGTCGCTTAAATAGCGACTCGTCTTTTGGGCGTCTTTGAATGAGCTAGAAATTTTCTCCCTCGATGAACTATATATTCTATCTTCGGTCGAAAATTTTCTTCGCAACATTCAAATCCATCTCAAAACAAGCGTAGCGTTTTTGCGAAGTAAAATGTTTCTATAAAATCCTTCGCCTTGATTTTTTACGCTCAAATTTGAAGTCAAATTTGGTTAAATTTTTAAAATTTTACCCACCGAGATCCGCACCCTGAAAATATCAACTTTGAACTCAGAACCCCGCGACGCTTTGCGCGAGCAAAGCCATGTCGCCACCTCTAACGTGCAGTGGGGTTGGTGGGGGTTTGGGGGCGGAAGGGGCGACGCTTCGTAAGTAGAAACCCCTTCCACCACCCAAGAAAAAGAGAAAGGCGGATACAAAGGGGAGCTCTTTTGCTTCAGCTACGCTTCGCCTTGTGCTTAGCCGCACTTTGTTTGCTACTGTTAGGACGCACTCTCTTTGAGAGCTGCTGGCAGAGCGTAATTCAAGCCCCTTTCCCCTTAACAAGAAAGATTAAATTGCACAAAAACTCTAACTTATAACGCTAAATTTAACCAAGCTAAATTTGGCACCTTAAAGGTGCGGGTCTCGGCGAGTAAATTTAAAATTAGCTCGAAAAATTTGCTTAAAACGGCGCATTTTCGTCGCCGTAATCCTTGCCAATATGTTATAATTTTGCGAATTTTAAAATCGCTTTGTGTTTAAATTTGGCTGCAAAACAAGACAAATGCCGTAAATTTCAAGAGTCGCAAAATAAAAAGAGGAAAATATGGAAAAATACGAAGGCTACAATCTCAGGTTCAAAGACGCTCTGGTCGGCGTACAGTTTTTATTCGTCGCGTTTGGCGCGCTCGTGCTCGTGCCGATATTAACGGGACTTGATACGTCCGTGGCGCTGTTTACCGCGGGTATCGGCACGCTGCTGTTTCAGCTAATCACGCGCAAAAACGTCCCGCCGATCTTTCTCGCGTCTAGCTTTGCCTTTATCGCGCCGCTTAGCTTTGGTGTGAAGGAGTGGGGCATCGCCGCGACGATGGGCGGGGTGATCGCGGCGGGGCTTTTTTACGTGGTTTTGAGCCTGCTTATTAGGCTTAAAGGCGAGGGATTTTTGCATAAAATTTTACCGCCCGTGGTCGTCGGCCCCGTCATCATGACGATCGGCCTCATCCTCTCGCCCGCAGCCGTAAATATGGTCATGGGCAAGGGCAAAGAGGCGCTTTACACGCAGGGGCAGTCGCTTACCATCGCGCTTATCTCGCTCTCGGCCGTTATCGCCATTATGATGTTTGGCCGCGGCATGCTGCGCCTCGTGCCGATACTTTGCGGCATCGCAGCCGGATACTGCGCGTCGCTGTTTGTTGGGATAGTGGATTTTACGCCGATTCTAAATGCGCCTTGGTTTGCGCTGCCAAATTTCACCGCGCCGGTTTTTAAGCTCGAAGCCGTGATCTACATGGTGCCTATCGCTATCGCGCCCGCGATCGAGCACATCGGCGATATGCTCGCGATCAGCAACGTAACGAAGGAAAATTTTCTCAAAAACCCTGGGCTTAAAAGCACTCTTCTAGGTGACGGACTCGCGACGTCGCTAGCAGGCTGCTTCGGCGGACCGCCAAACACCACTTACTCAGAGGTCACGGGTGCGGTCAGCATCACGAAGGCTTACAATCCCGCCATTATGACCTTTGCCGCGCTTACGGCGATACTGCTAGCCTTCGTGGGCAAGCTCGGCGCCGCGCTCTCTACAATCCCCGCTCCCGTCATCGGCGGCATTATGCTGCTGCTTTTCGGTAT includes these proteins:
- a CDS encoding NFACT RNA binding domain-containing protein → MKYANLKQIQSFLGKFKKITAIRRAGDMAIFIEFDGELGLFFDLSKSDSAIYANPDFLNVKEYKAPFDVALKKRFWGAKILNLSVPEGNRILKLECEFQGSYKSLASSLFLEFTGRFTNAIITDEKGVIVEALRHIDNNFRVIKPGRELLELPPAVIKERQTPPITDFERYFSEEFKRVNNAKLENLRAVKSAAIERKMQNLSEILAGLENESDLNAQSEILSKNAGLILSNLHALRDYEREVTLNDFERGEVRLVLDDSPKIAANAMFAKAKRLKQKAAGLTIERQNLTEKLEFLSNLQTLVNEAKSAEELEVLAPKKARAVKQKEQNQNVEDFYVEGYKISIGRNEKGNVWLLKNSKKDDVWMHLKDLPSAHVIIKTAKSAPSEEILRFAAKICVNFSVKGGGTYEVDFTKRNNVKITSGANVNYINFKTILVTKHD
- the dxr gene encoding 1-deoxy-D-xylulose-5-phosphate reductoisomerase; the encoded protein is MVVLGSTGSIGTNTLNLARKFGLSVEALSCASNYELLNEQIAEFKPKFVCIAEPKFAKFVKHKRVFAGAQGICDMLKECESQRVVNSLVGFAGLAPSLAAQKLGKKLALANKESLVAGGKFLNTSAINPIDSEHFGLKFLLANKTPVARLVITASGGAFYKTPLKSLKDARAADALKHPNWSMGAKITIDSATMANKLFEVLEAFWLYGVRDIEALIERTSTVHALVEFADGSTTAHLSKTDMILAIAHAILGEDGALNLSAADAKNGQIVPNLDLKTLKNIKFGEINLKKYPIFSLKDQALQSPDLGVAINAANEVAVYKFLRRECGFLDISRTVLAAAKRFENEKIESESKIFEVDLEVRAWAEKSLK
- a CDS encoding phosphatidate cytidylyltransferase; translated protein: MKTRIITGVALFAAVFVIFFVDSYLLNFAILGFVLYTAFGEAVRLYGLQGSSLALVAVIFYLLTPFSNPVFIAILAVLLVVSFLAHFKSENLTPALPFLYPMTPIFLIWMLYSQYGVGYLAWLILTVVACDSGAFFVGKFCGKHAFSETSPNKTWEGVAGGIAVATVFGAGFGWVLTDSFWHSLITAFLVAVFGVWGDLFESYLKRRAGVKDSGTLLPGHGGMLDRVDGYLFGVAAILWTLSW
- a CDS encoding uracil-xanthine permease family protein — translated: MEKYEGYNLRFKDALVGVQFLFVAFGALVLVPILTGLDTSVALFTAGIGTLLFQLITRKNVPPIFLASSFAFIAPLSFGVKEWGIAATMGGVIAAGLFYVVLSLLIRLKGEGFLHKILPPVVVGPVIMTIGLILSPAAVNMVMGKGKEALYTQGQSLTIALISLSAVIAIMMFGRGMLRLVPILCGIAAGYCASLFVGIVDFTPILNAPWFALPNFTAPVFKLEAVIYMVPIAIAPAIEHIGDMLAISNVTKENFLKNPGLKSTLLGDGLATSLAGCFGGPPNTTYSEVTGAVSITKAYNPAIMTFAALTAILLAFVGKLGAALSTIPAPVIGGIMLLLFGIIASVGMETLIKNSVDLAEPRNMIIVALIFVCAIGGMVLDFGAMSFSGVGLGALIGITLNLVLPKTKHFDGY